One window from the genome of Anopheles merus strain MAF chromosome 3R, AmerM5.1, whole genome shotgun sequence encodes:
- the LOC121597715 gene encoding uncharacterized protein LOC121597715, whose protein sequence is MAEESDLMELINRAISCEHPQVYGAVNLNRLREVLCLLVLAQKVGGKNPSNAHHLNESTEKYNEVARNHSGVDITKDSCKNVDNPPPSSEQSENEEEINVNDTPTRSPSPEDKDHANEEQWQNVLFEIEKIACQMNEISERVNKIETKWQPMKCICLAECGATADDENINPSQSNVSFSENNPSTQVNANEQIFEVDQKKTVNDIDGLAAPRDASPSEATDGNEPSALQSTSDQSVVYCKDGKNNNSALPTTDIVMEQDQEGISCIQEDDEKSTLPASNGTQNEKSKAGAIFCDNFEQLVAIVDFLLKREKMLSERLGKVEAMVTLCRDELPNRLEEENGKIPSSMGWEVKSPVQNSIQDPCTVKIVPETVAEQNSLKREAVASNIQTKVDEIENELGFLKATLNNLNIAAGGKLGAEVKNHVHCISCNCAAAMEVFETPIPQPVPFHVKRCLKPVLRRQLDSLRKELKHSVGAPVDMEPYWQLLKKPNSLRSK, encoded by the exons ATGGCTGAGGAAAGTGATTTAATGGAGCTTATAAATCGGGCAATATCATGTGAACACCCACAGGTTTACGGTGCAGTAAATTTAAATCGACTTCGAGAAGTTTTGTGTCTCTTGGTATTGGCCCAGAAGGTCGGCGGGAAAAATCCGTCCAATGCGCATCACTTGAATGAATCAACCGAGAAGTATAACGAAGTTGCAAGAAACCACTCTGGAGTAGATATAACAAAAGATTCATGTAAAAATGTTGATAATCCTCCTCCATCGAGCGAACAAAGTGAAAATGAAGAGGAAATCAATGTGAATGATACACCAACTCGATCGCCCTCGCCAGAAGACAAAGACCATGCGAATGAAGAACAGTGGCAAAATGtgttgtttgaaattgaaaaaattgCATGTCAG ATGAATGAAATCAGTGAACGTGTcaataaaattgaaaccaaGTGGCAACCTATGAAATGTATATGTTTGGCCGAATGTGGTGCTACTGCAGACGATGAGAATATAAACCCATCGCAGAGTAATGTATCCTTCTCAGAAAACAACCCATCTACTCAAGTGAACGCAAACGAACAGATCTTTGAAGTTGATCAAAAAAAGACAGTGAACGATATTGATGGCTTAGCAGCGCCGCGTGATGCATCACCATCAGAAGCAACAGATGGAAATGAACCTTCCGCACTGCAGTCAACCTCAGATCAGTCGGTCGTGTATTGCAAAGACGGTAAAAACAACAATTCGGCACTACCGACCACTGATATTGTTATGGAGCAGGATCAGGAAGGTATAAGTTGTATACAGGAAGATGATGAAAAATCGACGCTGCCGGCATCAAATGGCACACAAAACGAGAAAAGCAAAGCGGGAGCTATCTTTTGTGACAACTTTGAACAACTTGTGGcgattgttgattttttgctGAAACGAGAGAAAATGCTCTCCGAACGACTTGGTAAGGTGGAAGCAATGGTTACCTTGTGCAGGGACGAGTTACCCAACCGCCTGGAGgaagaaaatggcaaaattcCATCGTCTATGGGCTGGGAAGTCAAATCCCCTGTACAAAACTCGATACAGGATCCTTGTACTGTGAAAATTGTTCCCGAAACAGTGGCGGAGCAAAACAGTCTCAAAAGAGAAGCAGTGGCATCGAACATACAGACAAAAGTGGACGAAATCGAAAACGAGCTGGGTTTTCTAAAAGCAACATTAAATAATTTgaacattgccgctggcggtaaaTTAGGTGCCGAAGTTAAAAATCATGTACACTGTATATCCTGCAACTGTGCCGCTGCTATGGAAGTGTTTGAGACACCCATTCCCCAACCGGTTCCCTTTCATGTGAAACGCTGCTTGAAGCCGGTTCTACGCAGGCAGCTAGATTCGTTAAGGAAGGAGTTAAAACATTCGGTCGGTGCTCCAGTGGATATGGAACCGTATTGGCAACTTTTAAAGAAACCCAATTCGTTACGATCGAAATGA